The DNA window GCCTGGTCATTCGAGCGCTCACGGAAGCTTCGATGTCCCAGGGCGCCAGGACACCGGCCGCGCGGAAGACGTGGCGGGCGTAGTCCTCGGTCTGCAGGATCCCCGGCACGAGCATCGGTTCGAAGACCAGGATCGAGCTTGCCAATGCTTCCTGCGCGCTCAGGGAACGCAGTTGATCGGGCATCTGCTCGCGGTGCGGGCGCAGGCGGTAGCCGTCGTCGGTTTCCCTGACCAGGTCGAGGATCCGCAGGATGTCCTTCCTGCCGACGCCACACGCGGTCAGGTACATGGTCACATCCAGTTCGGACGCACCCCGGCCGCCGGTCTCCAACCGGGAGATCTTGGTCTGCGAACAGTCCATGGCCTTCGCGAGATCGGCCGCGGAGATCTTCGCGGTCACTCGCGCATCCCTCAGTTCCTCGCCGATCTCCCGGGCCCGCGCGGAGGACTCCCGCTCCGCTTTTCCCACCATCAAGCCAAACTAGGCCGCATCCGAATCGGCAGGACGCGCCGCCGCAGGTGGTTCACCACAACGGATGGCACTGTGCCAACCCGGCAAAGCTATGTCCATCGGGGCTTCTTCGGTGTAGGTGCGGCCGCTGGGGGTGGTGACGACGAGGCGGCCGTTGTCGTCGGTGGTGAACGTCCAGCCGGGTTCGTTCCGCAGCAGGTGGTGGACCCGGCACAGCGGGCGCAAGTTGACTTTGTCGGTGCCGCCGCCTTCGCGCCAAGGGGTGGCGTGGTCGAGGTCGGTGAACTGCGCTGGCCGGTTGCAGCCCGGCATGCAGCAGGTGCGGTGCCGGAGGTGGGCGTGCCGCCTGACCGCCCTCGGCGCCCGGTATGTACGCCGTCCTTCATCGCACGGCAATCCGGTAATCGGGTCGGTCACGATCCGCCGCCAGGTGGAGTCGACCTTGAACGCGATTTCGCGGGCCATGGCGGCGGAGATGTCGCCGTAGCCGCCCAGTTCCGCCGGGCCGTCCCGCAGGCCCAGCAGGGTGTTGATGTCGACGTAGACGAAGATTTCCGCCCGCGCCTTGCCATCCCCGGATCCACCGAGGCAGCGCGCGACGAAGCAGTCCACGCGCAACTGGTCCATGGTGCGCGGATCACCTTTGAGCTTCAACGCCATGGCATCGCGGTCGCACGCGGCGTAGATCGCCTGTGCCTGCTCCGCGGGCAGATCGGCGAACAAGCTGGAAGAACCGTGATCGCCGTGCCGAAGCTCCAACCGCCGCGCCTCGATGCGCCGCTGGCGCCGTTCTTCGTATCCGTCGGGGTCGATCCGCATGATGATCGAGTTCACGATCCGGCGCAGCGCCGAGGCGTTGCGGACGTCGAATCGCCCTACCAGCAAGGAATCCACCTGGCGCGCCAGCTCTTCCGGCAAACACGCGGTCGCGTCGAACACCCGCGAGGCCGCGTACTCGTCGATGAGACCGGACTCCAAAGCTTCGAGCGTGCGCGGCAAATACGAGGTCAACGCGACAGCGAGCGCCGTCCGTTTTTCCGCCGCCACTTCGGAAAGCTTGCACACCAACGCAACCTCGGACACCACGGATCTTCGGGACCCCAGCGAGGCGAGATGCGCTATCCCGCGCAACTCCCACGCGCTCTCCCGACATCGACAAACACGCCGCTCCGCGATGAAGGCAGAAGCGAACGAAAACCCTTGAACTTCCCCAGTTTTAGACACAAGACAAGCCTACGCACACGAATCCGCACAGGCATCACTCACAAGTGTGAACCGAAAATGCTCCTTGATGGTGACCAACTGTCCAAACGCGCCACAGCGACGAAACCGCACCGCCCACACCAAGCGACGCCAGAGCAACGCAACCACCACGAAAACCGAAGCGTCCCAAGCACAACCACCACCGCAACGCCACACACGAAAGCCGACCACGATGCCCGTTCCGTGGGGAACCGCTGCTGGTGACCAACGACGCGACCCGCACCGAGGAGCAGCGGTTCCCCACGGCGCGCCGAAGGCGTGCCGTGGACTTGCGCCGTGCCAAGGAAAGCAGGGCGCCGCGACCAAACCCCAGCCGCGGCGCCCTCCCAGAAACGGATCAGTCGTTGCGCGGGAACCCCAGATTGACCCCGCCATGCGAAGGATCCGGCCACCGCGACGTGACCACCTTCGTGCGCGTGAAGAAGTGGAACCCCTCCGGCCCGTACGCGTGGGTGTCCCCGAACAGCGAATCCTTCCACCCGCCGAACGAGTAGTACCCCACCGGAACCGGGATCGGCACGTTCACGCCGACCATCCCGACCTCGACCTCGTGCTGGTACCGCCGCGCGGCCCCGCCGTCGGTCGTGTAGATCGCCGTCCCGTTCCCGTACGGGTTCCGGTTCACCAGCGCCAGCGCTTCTTCGTAACCGGGAACGCGCGCGACCGCCAGCACCGGACCGAAGATCTCGTCGGTGTAGAGGGACATCTCCGGCCGGACGTGGTCGAACAGCGTTGGCCCCAGCCAAAAACCGTCCGGCGAACCGTCAACCGCGACACCCCGGCCATCGACGACCAAAGCAGCGCCCGACGACAACCCAGCGTCCACATAGGACGAGACGCGCTGGTGGTGCGCCGCGGTGACCAGCGGTCCCATGTCCGAGGACGGGCGGGATCCGGCACCCACCTGCAACCGCGAGATCCGGTCCGCGATCTTCGCCACCAGCTCGTCCCCGACCGGGTCGACCGCGACGACCACCGAAACGGCCATGCACCGCTCCCCCGCCGACCCGAAACCGGCGGAGACCGCGGCGTCCGCGGCGAGGTCGAGATCCGCGTCCGGCAGCACGACCATGTGATTCTTCGCGCCGCCGAGCGCCTGCACGCGCTTCCCGTTCCGGGTACCGGTTTCGTAGACGTAGCGCGCGATCGGCGTCGACCCGACGAACGAAATCGCCTTCACGTCGGGGTGTTCGAGCAGCCCGTCGACGGCGACCTTGTCCCCGTGCAACACGTTCAGCACGCCCGACGGGAGCCCGGCTTCGGCGAACAGGTCGGCGATGAAGTTCGCCGCGGACGGATCCTTCTCGCTCGGTTTCAGCACCACCGTGTTCCCGCACGCGATGGCGTTCGGGACGAACCACAGCGGCACCATCGCGGG is part of the Amycolatopsis sp. CA-230715 genome and encodes:
- a CDS encoding CoA-acylating methylmalonate-semialdehyde dehydrogenase, which translates into the protein MTNRISHRIDGKAWAGEPERSGEVYDPASGSVTSTVDFASISEVAEAVSAASRALPAWRNASLAARTRVLFAFRELLSARKDELAKIITSEHGKVESDAAGEIARAIENVEYACGAAQMLKGGYSESASTGIDVYSMLQPLGVVGVISPFNFPAMVPLWFVPNAIACGNTVVLKPSEKDPSAANFIADLFAEAGLPSGVLNVLHGDKVAVDGLLEHPDVKAISFVGSTPIARYVYETGTRNGKRVQALGGAKNHMVVLPDADLDLAADAAVSAGFGSAGERCMAVSVVVAVDPVGDELVAKIADRISRLQVGAGSRPSSDMGPLVTAAHHQRVSSYVDAGLSSGAALVVDGRGVAVDGSPDGFWLGPTLFDHVRPEMSLYTDEIFGPVLAVARVPGYEEALALVNRNPYGNGTAIYTTDGGAARRYQHEVEVGMVGVNVPIPVPVGYYSFGGWKDSLFGDTHAYGPEGFHFFTRTKVVTSRWPDPSHGGVNLGFPRND
- a CDS encoding HNH endonuclease signature motif containing protein, which translates into the protein MSEVALVCKLSEVAAEKRTALAVALTSYLPRTLEALESGLIDEYAASRVFDATACLPEELARQVDSLLVGRFDVRNASALRRIVNSIIMRIDPDGYEERRQRRIEARRLELRHGDHGSSSLFADLPAEQAQAIYAACDRDAMALKLKGDPRTMDQLRVDCFVARCLGGSGDGKARAEIFVYVDINTLLGLRDGPAELGGYGDISAAMAREIAFKVDSTWRRIVTDPITGLPCDEGRRTYRAPRAVRRHAHLRHRTCCMPGCNRPAQFTDLDHATPWREGGGTDKVNLRPLCRVHHLLRNEPGWTFTTDDNGRLVVTTPSGRTYTEEAPMDIALPGWHSAIRCGEPPAAARPADSDAA
- a CDS encoding helix-turn-helix domain-containing protein produces the protein MVGKAERESSARAREIGEELRDARVTAKISAADLAKAMDCSQTKISRLETGGRGASELDVTMYLTACGVGRKDILRILDLVRETDDGYRLRPHREQMPDQLRSLSAQEALASSILVFEPMLVPGILQTEDYARHVFRAAGVLAPWDIEASVSARMTRQRLLRSPTSPYFTFYLHEHALRNMVGNLPVMHEQIMQLLLASSYARCEIRVIRSATSPGGVFGEPFWFMRYAEHRPMVYVESHTTSLFLEDKEDLDKYRRTVSKLGELALDGAQSRRWLATLASEYDRVKDSRDEHPRPDLA